From a region of the Panicum virgatum strain AP13 chromosome 2K, P.virgatum_v5, whole genome shotgun sequence genome:
- the LOC120695547 gene encoding secreted RxLR effector protein 161-like — translation MEEKLKLSKDSTAPLADATNYRSIVGGLRYLTNTRPEIGFAVGYVSRFMAEPREDNLAAVKHLLRYVAGTCGHGLVYPRQSRRALELVGFSDSDMAGDVDGRRSTTGVLFFLGACPISWQSLKQKVVALSTCEAEYIAAAMACCQGVWLGQLLGELAGEEAQAPVLIVDNLSAIALAKNHVHHDRSKHIDTKFHFIRDCVNGGLIKLEYVETARQLGDILTKPLGRVRLMELKTKIGVEEIKQEQCN, via the coding sequence ATGGAGGAGAAGCTAAAACTGTCGAAGGACAGCACTGCCCCCTTGGCGGACGCCACGAACTACCGGAGCATCGTCGGTGGGCTGCGCTACCTCACGAACACACGGCCGGAAATCGGGTTCGCCGTGGGGTACGTGAGCCGATTCATGGCGGAACCGCGGGAGGATAACCTCGCCGCGGTCAAGCATCTGCTCCGCTATGTGGCAGGGACGTGCGGACACGGGCTTGTCTATCCAAGGCAGAGCAGAAGAGCGCTGGAGCTGGTCGGCTTCAGCGACAGCGACATGGCGGGCGACGTTGATGGGCGGCGGAGCACGACGGGCgtgctcttcttccttggagcgTGCCCGATCTCCTGGCAGTCATTAAAGCAGAAGGTCGTCGCGCTGAGTACTTGTGAAGCGGAGTACATTGCAGCGGCGATGGCGTGCTGCCAAGGAGTTTGGTTAGGGCAGCTGCTTGGGGAGCTTgctggagaagaagcccaagcaccCGTCCTGATAGTGGACAATCTGTCCGCCATCGCTTTGGCAAAGAATCACGTCCACCATgaccggagcaagcacatcgacACCAAGTTTCACTTCATCCGTGACTGCGTCAATGGTGGACTGATCAAGCTCGAGTACGTCGAGACTGCTCGACAACTCGGGGACATCCTCACCAAGCCTCTCGGTCGAGTTCGGCTCATGGAGCTGAAGACCAAGATAGGGGTCGAGGAGATCAAGCAAGAGCAGTGCAATTAG